Proteins encoded by one window of Sinorhizobium arboris LMG 14919:
- the nirB gene encoding nitrite reductase large subunit NirB — MTETALEKLVIVGNGMAPGRMLEELFEKAPGRYTVTIFNAEPRVNYDRIMLSPVLSGEKEYEEIIIHGDGWYIKHGITLYKGHKIIAIDRDAKTVTSDHGVTESYDKLVIATGSVPFIIPVPGKDLRGVITYRDLDDVQAMLLAAQSREKAVVIGGGLLGLEAAAGLQARGMDVTVLHVMPTLMERQLDPAAGYLLQKAVEERGIKVVTKANTKRILGEEKVEGIELDDGRIIPATLVVMAVGIRPNAGLAKEAGLAVNRGIVVDAGMQTSDGDIMALGECAEVGGMVYGLVAPLYEMARVAASHLAGDRHAAFAHSDTPTKLKVTGINLYSVGDFADGEGREEIVLRDATAGIYKRLVLKDNRIVGTVLYGDTTDGAWFNDLLKRGTDISEMRDTLIFGQAYQGGSPLDPTAAVAALPDDAEICGCNGVCKGKIVGAITSKGLTSLDDVRAHTKASASCGSCTGLVEQLMSLTLGDSYNPAAVQPMCTCTDLGHDDVRRLIKAKKLKSIPAVMQELEWKTSCGCAKCRPALNYYLVCDWPDEYADDYQSRFINERVHANIQKDGTYSVVPRMWGGVTNAKELRAIADVVDKFNVPLVKVTGGQRIDLLGIEKEDLPAVWADLGRAGFVSGQAYAKGLRTVKTCVGSDWCRFGTQDSTGLGIRIEKFMWGSWTPAKLKMAVSGCPRNCAEATCKDIGVICVDSGFEIHFAGAAGLDIKGTEVLGLVRTEDEALEHIVALTQMYREQARYLERIYKWAKRVGLDEIRRQIMDDADKRKAYFDRFVFSQKFAQVDPWSERVSGKDKHEFRPMATVGFNQAAE, encoded by the coding sequence GAAGGAATACGAAGAGATCATCATCCATGGCGACGGATGGTACATCAAGCACGGCATCACCCTTTACAAGGGACACAAGATCATTGCGATTGACCGCGACGCCAAGACCGTCACCTCCGACCACGGCGTCACGGAAAGCTATGACAAGCTGGTGATCGCCACCGGCTCGGTGCCTTTCATCATCCCCGTGCCGGGCAAGGATCTTCGCGGCGTCATCACCTATCGCGACCTCGACGATGTGCAGGCGATGCTTCTCGCTGCGCAATCGCGCGAAAAGGCGGTCGTCATCGGCGGCGGCCTGCTCGGGCTGGAGGCAGCCGCCGGGCTTCAGGCGCGCGGCATGGACGTCACCGTTCTGCATGTCATGCCGACGCTGATGGAGCGCCAGCTCGACCCGGCCGCGGGCTACCTCCTGCAGAAGGCCGTCGAAGAGCGCGGCATCAAGGTCGTCACCAAGGCGAACACCAAGCGCATCCTCGGCGAGGAGAAGGTCGAGGGTATTGAGCTCGACGACGGCCGGATCATTCCGGCGACTCTGGTCGTGATGGCCGTCGGTATCCGGCCGAATGCCGGGCTTGCCAAGGAGGCCGGGCTTGCCGTCAATCGCGGCATCGTCGTCGATGCCGGAATGCAGACGTCCGACGGGGATATCATGGCGCTCGGCGAGTGCGCCGAAGTCGGTGGCATGGTCTACGGCCTTGTCGCCCCCCTTTACGAAATGGCGCGCGTCGCCGCCTCCCACCTCGCTGGCGATCGTCACGCCGCTTTCGCACATTCCGACACGCCGACGAAGCTGAAGGTGACGGGCATCAACCTCTATTCGGTCGGCGACTTCGCCGATGGCGAGGGGCGGGAGGAAATTGTGCTGCGCGATGCCACCGCCGGCATCTACAAGCGGCTGGTGCTGAAAGACAACCGCATCGTCGGTACTGTGCTCTATGGCGACACCACCGACGGCGCCTGGTTCAACGACCTTTTGAAGCGCGGTACGGACATCTCCGAAATGCGCGATACCCTGATCTTCGGTCAAGCCTATCAGGGAGGGTCACCGCTGGACCCTACGGCGGCCGTTGCAGCCTTGCCGGATGATGCGGAAATCTGCGGCTGCAACGGCGTGTGCAAGGGCAAGATCGTCGGGGCGATCACCTCCAAGGGCCTGACCTCGCTCGACGACGTGCGCGCCCACACTAAGGCGTCGGCCTCCTGCGGTTCCTGCACCGGTCTGGTCGAGCAGCTCATGTCGCTGACGCTCGGCGACTCCTACAATCCGGCCGCAGTGCAGCCGATGTGCACCTGCACCGATCTCGGCCATGACGACGTGCGGCGCCTGATCAAGGCCAAGAAACTGAAGTCCATACCCGCCGTCATGCAGGAACTGGAATGGAAGACTTCCTGCGGCTGCGCGAAGTGTCGCCCGGCGCTCAACTACTATCTCGTCTGCGACTGGCCGGACGAATATGCCGACGATTACCAGTCGCGCTTCATCAACGAACGCGTTCACGCCAATATCCAGAAGGACGGGACCTATTCCGTCGTACCGCGCATGTGGGGCGGCGTCACCAACGCCAAGGAACTTCGCGCGATCGCCGACGTCGTCGACAAGTTCAACGTGCCGCTGGTGAAGGTGACGGGCGGTCAGCGCATCGACCTGCTCGGCATCGAGAAGGAGGACCTGCCCGCCGTCTGGGCGGATCTCGGTCGGGCAGGTTTCGTTTCGGGCCAGGCCTACGCCAAGGGACTGAGAACCGTGAAGACCTGCGTCGGCTCCGATTGGTGCCGCTTCGGCACACAGGATTCGACCGGCCTCGGCATCCGCATCGAGAAATTCATGTGGGGCTCGTGGACGCCGGCCAAGCTGAAGATGGCCGTCTCCGGCTGCCCGCGCAACTGCGCGGAGGCAACCTGCAAGGATATCGGCGTCATCTGCGTCGACTCCGGCTTTGAGATCCATTTCGCAGGAGCTGCCGGCCTCGACATCAAGGGCACAGAGGTCCTGGGCCTGGTCAGGACCGAGGACGAGGCGCTCGAGCATATCGTCGCGCTGACGCAGATGTATCGCGAGCAGGCCCGCTACCTCGAGCGCATCTACAAATGGGCCAAACGTGTCGGCCTCGACGAGATCCGCCGGCAGATCATGGACGATGCGGACAAGCGCAAGGCCTATTTCGACCGCTTCGTCTTCAGCCAGAAATTCGCCCAGGTCGACCCGTGGTCGGAACGCGTCTCCGGCAAGGACAAGCACGAATTCCGGCCGATGGCGACGGTCGGCTTCAATCAGGCAGCGGAGTAA